The following nucleotide sequence is from Halalkalicoccus tibetensis.
GGACAGTCATTGCTAATGCCGTTGACTGGGCAGCTCCGACAGATGGTGCTGATGCTATCTGGGATGAAGTGAAACCAGCTGAACCGCTCGATGATGAGTAACAAGTAACCATACATTCATCTGAAGAAGTAGCATACTTTGAGAGGGAACACCACGAGAGCAGGCCAGATACGGAAGTGGAAGCAGCAGGTCGCTACATATTAGAAGAGAGAGAGAGAATATAAGACGGGAAAACAGGACGGTTGGGTCAAGGTTACGGAGTGAACGAGTCGATTTTTAAGCGATGTCCTAAGTCGGCTTTCTGAATACGTTCGTTCTCTTAAGATCTACAATCAGACCAGATCGATCTGAACTAAGTCAATGATAATCTATGTAGAGCACTACTTAATGAGTCTATCAAGAAAACCAGCGATCTTCATGATAGTACAGAACTAGAATCATTTTCTAGTACATTTCCTTCTTTATTTATTTCACTACGATTTTTGATCGCATCACCGGTTTGCTCATCAAAGAGATGGATACGATCTTCAGGAAAAGTAATAGGGATCTTGTCTCCACTCTTAATATCATTATCACTACTCACCTTTGCAGTTAGTTGATCATCCCCTACCTCAAGATATAGATAACTCTGATCACCCATCGGTTCTACTACAGACACTGTTGACTCAATATCATTTTTCTCATTATTAGGAGATACAATATCTTCGGGCCGAATTCCAAGTGTTAAATCATCTGGTGCGTTTTCCAACTGTCTACGCGTAGCCTCTGACAACGAATATGAAAATGCATTGTGTTCCAGATGTCCATTCTGATTTCTCACAGACAGAAAGTTCATACTCGGTGATCCAATAAATCCTGCAACAAATTTATTTTTAGGTTGATTATAGCACTCCAACGGAGGAGCTACCTGTTGCAGCGTGCCATTCTTCATTACTGCAATGCGATCGGCCATTGTCATTGCCTCTGTTTGATCGTGAGTCACATAAACTGTTGTAACTCCAAGATCTTGTTGAAGATCCTGTAATTCTGTCCGCATCGTTGTTCGGAGCTTAGCATCCAAATTTGAGAGAGGTTCGTCCATCAAAAACGCTTCTGGATCTCGTACAATGGCTCTACCGAGTGCTACTCGTTGTTGTTGCCCTCCTGATAGTGCGTTTGGAGTAGCGTTTAGATGGCTTTCTATCCCCATCATCTTAGCCACATTTTTTACTTTTGTTTCTATTTCCTCATCAGATAGCTCAGTCGTCATTTTAAGGCCAAATGACATGTTTTCCTGCACTGTCATCTGGGGATATAGGGCATAATTTTGGAAAACCATCGCTAAGTGTCGTTCCTTGGGTTTTTTGTTCGTAATTGGATCTCCATCTAGCTTAATCTCCCCTTCAGTTACTGTCTCTAACCCTGCAATACATCTAAGAGTCGTAGACTTTCCGCAACCGGAAGGTCCAACCAAAACCAAAAATTCCCCATTTTTAATTGACAAATTGATCCCATCAACTGCAACAACTTTTTTGTCTGAGGAACTGTATACCTTTGTCAATTCTTCTAAAGCTATTTCACCCATCTAGTCTCTATGTCACTGTTGATCACTAGCTACATAAATTTTTCGATTATTATGATATAAGAGTTTGTTGATGACCAATTTTTTAGCGTTCAAGAGTTTAACGTCTTAATATCAGCGCAAGTAGTATGAGTTAGTCAAGACCGATGGTATTTTTCTTTGAATGTGCCGATGTTCAATACACTCCAATAGCTATTGAACAACTCCTATTGATGGATTAGTCAGGAGCTCTAGTAGCTATCCTCAAGGAGGGCTGAGATCGCCATGTTCTGGTAGACAGGAATCCAACACAATCGAGTGAAACTTGGTTCTACGCTCAGTCTCGAACCTATGGTGCATCTGCTTTCATCGCGACTA
It contains:
- a CDS encoding ABC transporter ATP-binding protein, with amino-acid sequence MGEIALEELTKVYSSSDKKVVAVDGINLSIKNGEFLVLVGPSGCGKSTTLRCIAGLETVTEGEIKLDGDPITNKKPKERHLAMVFQNYALYPQMTVQENMSFGLKMTTELSDEEIETKVKNVAKMMGIESHLNATPNALSGGQQQRVALGRAIVRDPEAFLMDEPLSNLDAKLRTTMRTELQDLQQDLGVTTVYVTHDQTEAMTMADRIAVMKNGTLQQVAPPLECYNQPKNKFVAGFIGSPSMNFLSVRNQNGHLEHNAFSYSLSEATRRQLENAPDDLTLGIRPEDIVSPNNEKNDIESTVSVVEPMGDQSYLYLEVGDDQLTAKVSSDNDIKSGDKIPITFPEDRIHLFDEQTGDAIKNRSEINKEGNVLENDSSSVLS